TTTGGGTGGAGGACTGAAAGCCTGAGATGCATGCATAATTAAAAGTAATTTAACTCAACTCTCTCTGCCCTGATGTTTATCTTGTTGAGCTGTCACTGAGACTAAACTACAGCCTTACATCTTCAAAGTTGCACATactgagacaaaaaacaaaacttgatcCTGAGGGGAAATTTGGTCATTGCAACAGCGAAGAATGAGAGACAGCAAATTCAacttaaaagataaaaaatgatACCGAGCTCTTGTGGGCATGTGGGAATTCTTACTACAACAAAGCATCATTCACATGGTAAGAAAAACAGATCTGCAGAGCAAATGTTCAACTTGGTTGATGTGAAAAATCATTTTGAGACACCACTCATATGATCAGAACTGAGATCATTTTATTACCaatatatataacatttttaCAAACACAATTAGAGCATAACAAAATCTGAATCAAGTCTGGTTTGGGGAGTAGGTATACTTTAGCATTTTGATTTTAGGTGGTTATTTCCTGCCAGCTATGCCCTATggtttaaataatttttaagaAGGCATATTTGggggaatgaaaaacaaacatgagagAGAAATTTTACAGTGCCATCAATGCAAAATTACACTGGGAATAACAACAACCACATAATCTTCAAAATGTAAAGGTGCTGCTGGACAGGTGGTGCCTTCAGGTGGCTACAGGCCTTCTGGAGTTAAAGACCTTGATGCCGTTTTGCATCGAGGAGCGAGCGAACTTGGTGAGGAGGGCTCCGGTGGTCTGCTTCTCCCCACACAGGTCTCTGCATACGAcgacaggagggagggagacacaAGATGCACGTTATAATACAGACCTTACCTCATGACGATGTTATAATCAGGGTTTCCACCATTTTAAGGAAATCATTTTCCATGATTTACCAAGgacatattcagtgtttaatatACATGTTAAATGCTGCTCACAGGTCACCTTAGAATGATTCAAATGAGTCAAAGTGGCCAAACAGCCCAAACAATATGTGCTCAACAGGTTTTTGTGTTGTACAAattgtgtttatgtgaatgAACGTACTAATAACAGGCTAACAATGCACAAATGTGTTGATTTCGCACAAAGTGTTGATCAAAGTGTCATTTTGCACGTTTATGACTTGTTTTGCCTTCCAAACACGTGGTGTGGCAAAAGACGACAGCTGTGTAATCACAGGCACAGAAACATGCAGTCAGCGGCTTAAAATGTGCGATGTGAACTGTGGGAAAATTTAATCTTAGCACAACTTTATAATTTTCCAGGATCTTGCCACTATTCGCAGGgcattttgtatgttttgggATTTCCACGGTGTTATTCATGACTGGAAAACTAGTGTATAAGTTTCCAggatttccaggttttccaggacaTGCAGGAACACTGATAATGACGCGCATTCAGGGACCACAGTTCTTGTCATCCTTGTCGAATTTCCCTGAAGGTAACCCACATCACATTGCAAATGACATCCAAAAGATCAAAAGATTACCActcaatgtaatttttttttttttatcatagtCAACAGTTTCTTTgactgatttctttctttttcaatcaGTTAATATGGCACTGCCTCATCCAGCTGTCCTTTTCCTGTTTGACCAGGACGTGGAGCTCTGTAGGTTatcagtgtgtctgcatgaaTGGCACCGAGACAAATTCATGTACATTTACTGTTCTTGGTGATGAAGTAATTCTGATTAGTattatgtttaatattttttttattgcattatgATAATAGatcttttcacagcagccatttgacaTGAGATAGCAGGTGAGCACAGGTGTTTCTaatgtcctgctgttgttcctgctggttcactggaaagactctggtCCACTTCAATGAaactgaaccttaattaatgtcattactaACATCTGCTAACATCTATGTTTTCCTGCTATTAACCTTGCATTCGGGACGTCCTGGGAGCTGGAAGGTGCCCGATTTATACCTCCCAGTTCTCACCAGGGGCTTTTCGAGAACTCCACTTGGTAATTCATGAACACTGCACATTATAGACCAAAGTATTATCCTGCATCGTTTGGTCAGATAGAAAAGGTCAGTGGTGCACAAAATAATATGGTACAATggagtaataaaataaaatattgcagtttgtgtgtatttgttgtgaTGACACTGACTGTATGTACGGAGTGATGTCTTCCTCGGTCCACTTCTCTCGCAGGGTGAAGAGGTGGTTGAAGCGCTCCAGCGTGTCCTCTGGCAGATCCTCCACCCGCAGCAGAGAGATGGTCTGTGGGTGAGAACTGCGGTCCACCAGGGCTAAGTTCTGCAACATGGGCATGCAAATCAGGAGTTGGATCAGTTTCTCCATACAGAGCTTGGTGCTACGTCATGCACGTTCTCCACAATACCTCAGTCTATTTTTGAGAGGTAGCCACCGAACCCTTCCAACGACACAATGAAGtacaaaaaggaaagagaacCTGACAACAATGAGATATCAAGCGCCTGCTGATTGTGATGGATTCTAGACTCATGGCGCCCActgcactgtgactgtcaaatccAGGAAGGTCAAGTGAGTAACTGTGTCCTTGTGGAAAACACTTCTCCAAGTAAACTCGAAGAGAACAAACTcgacaaactcaaacacagaaACTAAATATTTACAGTTTGAAATGGGCTGCGCGCTTGACACAATCAATGAGGACACACGGCTTTTCATTTTCACGGCTGTTTCAGCTGCCACTGATGGGCCATGACTTTTTTCCTAATGTGCGCACATCCAGGCAAATTATTCAGGTGCCAGACAAAAAATATTGTCTACAAAAAGGTACAAAGGGTTGAAGTCTGCACACTGTTAAGCTCCCCATTCATTCTAATCAGGCCAGCTGCCATCTGATGTGTCCTTGTTGGCAGGAAAGTTTTATGATCTTTATCAAGAAAATGTTCAGTAAGACCCACTGTGCCATTCTCCGTCCAAACTAGGAAGACTGCAGAGCCAAAATATTCCACAGTGTCCATGTCCAAGAACTTTTGGAGCTCACTGTAGCCTCTTCTGAATAAGCTTGTTTATGTCCATATGAGAGTGTGAGACCAACTGTTACTTTACCAGTGATACTTTTCAAAGCCACTCAGCTTGGTATTCCTACTGCTGTGAGTATGCTGTAGCTTAGAGACAGGCCACGTACTGCTCCTGCCTAAATCTCTTATAAGAGGAGACAGTTTACCCATCCAGTGGCTTTGGCTGAGTTCTAATTGCTGCACCAGTGATTGATTAAATATatatcaaaacatcaaaataacaaaTCATAATTCAACAGTATGAACACAACTATTCCCACAGCAAAAAGGAATTACTATGCTGAGCAGATCCAGTTACATGTTCGAAAGACGATTTTCATTTTATCTCAAGTGAGTTAATCTCTAGTTATTAGTAACCACTCTCCTcctaaatgtttaaaaatattgGTAGTAATGTAGAAAATCTGTGTCAACATGCCTTATAACATACACTGCTGGTACATGAATATGAAATGGAGAACATAAGAGACGCCAACCTTCAGCTGGTCCAGTCTTGTCACCATGCCCTCCGGCACACTCTGCTGCCAGACTTCCTGAAACTCCCTCAGGTTGAACTTGACAGCgttctgcagcagcaacagggcCGTGGCCCGGCAAACTTTATCCTCATCCAGAGCATAAAACACCTGACCTGGATgtaggaaggagggaagggtgTGGAGGGCAGATGCAGAGAAGTTAGTAGTTATTTCAAGCCATCAAGTTTATTGATGAAGACAAACATGTCATTCAGTGGATCGTTTTTCTTACCATTTTCAGTGAAGCGTTTCCCATAACAGTTCAAGCAGTGCTCAATCATCTCTCTGCGAGTAAGAAGGAAGATATCAGTAATAGAGTCTTTCGTTATCTGCATGTCCAGTCAGTCTGCAGGACTCAGCACTGTAAGTCTTTTGAACCTCCATTACTATTTACATGGGATTTACAAATGCTGACTCATTGTACTCTTTCATTTTGTGAGAGTTTGTGTAGCTAGTCTGCCTACAAGCCTACAGTGTACACCTACTTGGGTTCCAGTGGGCCCAGTTCTTCCAGACTGGTTTCAAGGGGAACCTTATTGAAAGACCACGACTCAGAGTCCACCAGCTGGGCCACATGACCAAGAAGCTTCATCTCATAGTCGAAGTCCAGCACACGCCAGTAGcctggaggaaagaaaaaaaaaaaaaactatactaAATGTCttttaggtttgttttgttAGACCGTGGGTAAAGCAGGGGATGACATGATAGATGTCAGAGAGCAGAACgcattctctttctttcccagCATGTAAAAATAACTTAAGTGCTTGTTGATTCAACGTGGGAAAGCAGCATATGGCATAACCCAACCTACCTTCTATCTGACAGGCATGGATGGTCTGCAGATGGGTCTGTATCTCCTCCTCACTGGCCTGGATCCTCTCCAACAGATCCAGCATTGTGTACTGGCATCAGGGGAACATGGAGGGAACCACCATTAGCCTCACATTCAacaacattcaaaatattcaaactgGTCAAAACCAACACTCGGCTTCCACTTTTTACACTGTTTTAACACAGAAACTTTGCTTTATTATGGCATCAATGTATAAATCCATTAAAAGGAGGGATATAGAGATGCAGATGATGCAGAGTATGACTTCCATTGTAATTtacatttgtgaaaataaatggtGGATGAGGACTTCCATCGAGGCTCCCACTAGAATATTTATGCCTCCTAATTAGCTTTCATGGTGATAAACCTCTACCACAGGTTACATTATAGGAGTAAAGTCTCTAGTTTCAATCAAGCAGGAAGCTATAATGTACTATCTGATCTGTGCCGTCCTCTTGGCCTCCTATAATTGGCATTACACACTGCTGAAGGAAAAGATGACTGATGGCCTCACTCCAAAGCCTATGTGAAATAATTACAAGATAGTCATTCACcctgttttctgtgttctcTTCCTGTCCCGCTAAAGCAGGTCCCTCGTAAGGATTCTCCATCAAAAGCTTCTTCAGCTTCTTCAGTTTGGGCCGCTGTTTCCTCAGTTCCCAGTAACTGTTACAGAAACCCCAGATCTGCAGCATCAAGGCGATACTGTTAGTGCATGTATGTAACAGATGGAATTGGATGCAactatgtgtgcatgcagtgaAATGTGTACCTTGGTGTGTGTGGCTCGCTCAATCAGTCATCTCCATACCTGTGTGTGCACCAGATGGGAGGTTCCCTGGCTGTTGGTGAGCTGGTCCGGCGTCCTGCATCCtggcacaaacagcagcaggttggaCGTGTCAGCTATCTTCAGATCGTACGTCTTGTCACCGCTACACAGCACGGCGCGCTCATCCTTATCCCCTCGAATCACTAGactgggagagaggaaaaagaaaaaacataataaatcaaGTGATTATTGCTGGTATTATTGTAACCATCCTGATCACCAGACGCTCATCCTCATGCCTTCTAATTAACAGACTGAGTGGAAAAAGTCAAACAGTCATGATCATCGGCATCTCCCTCTTCAATTGTAAGATCAGAAGCCCTACATGAGAAAAAGACAAGAGTAGTATAACTCCTCTCTAACCCATGTTTTATGAATTCATTCACTTAATAGAACAGGATAGAACAGATCCTCAGTAATTACACTACCTATTGACTGAATTCACCAACACTAAACCTGTAAGCACAGACCAACAGTGTCAACCAGGCTTTAAAAAACTACTTTtgtaaaacacactcacatacattaTTAGTGCTGCTGTGAATTACCTTTCCCCAGCCTCTATGTGTTTGCAGAGCGTGTCGTCCAGCTCCATCAGGCAGTAGTCTGTGGATGAGACTCCCTCTCCAAAAGACAGACAGTGGATCGTCTCCTGCAGatcctcctccttcagcttgGCGATCTGCAGCGTGGCCCGCACCTCCTCCACAGTTCTCATATTGGGTTTGTTAAAACAGCAAACTATTTGGACAAGCTGAACTGTAGAAAACTGTAGAAAAGAGTAATGCCGCTTGATGTTTACGATCACTGTCAAATTTCCCcgcgctctctctctgccgTGAAAAGGAAATGCGTGTATTGCGTGGAGGTGCGACAACAAAATAGAACCGGGTCGGAACTGAGATTTACGGGTAAATTAATTATATCACCTAAATGAATATCCTGGAGAATTTAAtcaaaaaattgtgaaaatataGTATAACAATGTCTAACCTTAAATATGAAATAGCGGAATGTTTTGGTCCATCATAGATAGAAAGACCTGCATGTAGGAACGGCGTTTTAGTGCATCGTGTTTTAGCCGAGCGAGAACACGAAACCGCTTGTCACTCACGTTGAGGGTCAAATTTGGAGAAGATGTCCTGTTAGTCCACTAAATTATGTCGAGTTTCTCCAGGTCTGCCCAGGTAAGTTACATATCCTGTTTTACACTCGGTGTCCCGATGGTGCTGTGTGTCAGCCGTTAAAATGTTTGTCTGACGTTACGTCATACGCCACTCTTCAGCTAGCTCGCGCTGCTAACGAAACGCGTTACTGGTTTGCTAAATGAGGCTCCACAAGGAGAAATACTAAAATACTGTTATAATTTTAAGTCGGGGGCTATTCTTAGCAGACAGCGATACTTTTCAGAGGTCACTTATCAATCAACGTGAAGCTGGTGTCGCATTTGTTGCTTTTATCTGGCATGTTGGAGCCGTTAATTAAACCCGTTTCTGACTCCATAACActtaacatacacacattgtCCCACTTAAGCCATGCAGAACAACATATGTAGGAACACGCACATAAAGTTCATTAATTTACGTTATTATGCGATAGGTATTCACCAGTCACCATAACCTAATGATTTCATTATAACTCGGTTAAATTATTTTGGGCCACTGATAGACACATAATTTCTTCTATAAGCTCAAACCTTTTCAAGACGTTTATTTAGACTCGGAAATGAGGACAAGCATGTGAATGATGTCTATATCTACCACTTACTGTGAACTGTTGTGTTCCTGGCCACAAGTGTGTGGCATCATATTTTCCCACAAGTATGGCAACTAGATGGTGGCATTAAGCTGTtcacaacagaagaagaaacacGTTTACCCATTTGGAAATATtcttagccaaaaaaaaaaaaaaaaaaaaaaaaaaaaaatctgccaacaaggaaggacatttttattatatggaAAAGAATGTActgttgtgtgtctctgtgtcttgtttctctgctgtgctctcctcctgctcctggtGCGGTGCCGGTCACTCTGTCTGACCCCTCTCTCGCTCGTCCTCCTTTCAGCAATGGGCGACATTTGCTCGTTCATGGTTCCTGATCGATGCCAGGATGCAGCCTCCTGGGAAGATAGCCTCCATGTGTTCTGTCAGactgcagggaaaacacaaaCCCATCTACCACGCACTGAGTGAGTTGGCCTCTGATttgtcacagaaaacacacacacacacacacacacacacacacacacacacacacacacatactcaaatCAAACAGactgtgttgtatttttgaGCCTTTTTGTTCAGTATGCCATGAATATTATTCAGTGTAAGGTTAAGCTCAGTCAGTAATATTTGTTTGGATTTGGTGAGGCCTTAACATTTACTCTTTGGTTCACTGTTAGATTTAGAGttatgaaatatatttattttaaatgaaacaataaaagccTCAACACAAGGGCACTGATcacataacaaaatgaacaaaactaaGATGCATTTCGTGTGTGTGATTCTCATAAGGACTCGACTGAGATGCTAACAGCTGTGGTGGAGGCAgtttttcaatttaaattgGACCACAGTCtagaaaaatgcaaatgttgtATCCTATACTACAGATGCAGGTGTAACGTTTCAAAATTTCATAATCAAGAAATTACAATTTCTGTACTCTGATTCAAGTTTTGTATTTCATTAGTGATTAGCTTAatgcatcattaaaaaaatgttggttttgAGCAGCGTCCTACAATTACATTAATTTACTGAAGAGATTCATTCCAGCCTGCCAAGCCAGGCAGCGTGgctttgggcttttattttaaagacGGGAGTTTATTTTCCGCCTGCTCAGCCAGGGAGCCGTGCCTGGCCACAGAAGCAGTCTGTGGGTCTGCAGCAAGACCTCACTCGATAAATCCACATTTATTGTTGATTTAACATGCAGAGGCCACACGATGGCGACAGAGCTTTGGAAAGAGCTTCATAACGGTCTTTGTTTTTTGATGGATGAGCctttatttgtctttgtgtggTGACTCTTGTTCTCCTGAGCATTTTGTTACAGTCAGTAGCCGACCAGCTAGACATGTCTATCTATTTCTGCCTCGCTGTCAAACCTAGGCGAAAGAGTTGTTTTAGTGTGTGGGGCAATGCAAATCATTTAAGAGTCATAGGACATGAATTCGAAAATTATTTTTAGTATAATTTAAAGTGACATGcaacataaaaagacaaaactcaCCCTTCTGGTGCCCCAAGTAGGATACTGCAAACAGTGacattgtttgtctgtctgtaaatgtctcttcctctctatgCAGGTGACTGTGGTGACCATGTCGTCGTAATAAACACCAGACACATCGCTTTCTCTGGCAACAAGTGGGAGCAAAAAGTCTACTCATCACACACAGGGTGAATCCACACTACCTCACAGGATAACTCCTGTTTTCTTCTCTACCAGAGTCCTGTGTTTAGTCGATTGTCCCAGTGTTACTTAATCACTTGTTAACTCATGTATCGACAATCCAGTTCCCTCTGTATATGGTTTTGTGGGTTTGTAATTTTGTAGTAGTTCATTACAGATACAGAGTTTGCCATTCATGAAACAAAAGTGGAGAATTGAAAGTAGAGTGctatataatattttttacataTCAGTTTTGAATGTTTTCCATGGAAGTGTGTGAGTTTAGGCAGTGTAACAGTTCATAAAACCTCAACttaaacaaagaaaaggaaagaaaacttcaaaaaaaaaaaaatacttttgttccattttttcaTATGTAGCCTTCACCCTTTTCATGGGAAATGCTTGGAACACGAGATGTTTCAGAGATGCTGAAGCTCTGCTGTCTAATCTCATACTACAAATTTTGACTAGATGCCAGAGCACCAAGTTGAACATCACTTGTCATGTAAAAGACAGATGGGGtaaacattgtttttctttttaaaggtatCCGGGTGGATTTAAACAAGTCACAGCTGCCCAGCTCCACCTAAAAGACCCAAAAGCTGTAAGTGCcactcattttcctttttgccaTTACTTGCTCAacacaaatttcaaaatctcaaaTAAAACGCTgccacacagtttttttttttaatcacactgtATGAATGATTAAACTTGCATTCACAGAGATTAGTCTAATGTCTACCTCTGCCCTGCTATGCAGAGCAGATGCTCCCTTGGTTTGACACTTATCCCTCCCTTCATATGTGGTGTTCTTGCATATTAATGTGAAGTGCATAGAAATGGGATTAAACtgcggtggtgatggtggtgtttGGGGGCTCTGAAAATCGGTAGGAGAATGTCAGTTCAAGGATAATTCCCGGGGTTTTGGTTGTGTTGCATATTTATGGTTTTGGGCTGAGgacttttctttttgtgaaagGACGAGCTGAGCGTGGCTTGGCAGCTTTCTACGACAGTGATAACTGCATTGACAAACCACTGGTTGACTCGTCTGCTGTGACATCCAGGCGCTGACACATAATAGAGAAACAAAGGATCATGTGACATTTGAACCAAAGTCCTGTTGTTGAGTGCCATTTAAGCCCATTCAGTTATTTGTATTTGCAACCTAtagatttaatttaaatttcttAAAGAGCTGGAGTCATTTGTTTACATCATTGAATACAAGTATATACTGTGCCCTCAGCTTTGCTTTTACCACAGATAAGCTGATGAAATCCGTATTAGCATAGGGATTTCAACAGAGGGACTGTGATCCCACTAATTAACAACAAgtcttttttctaaaatctgtTAGCTGCCGTCATTGTTGCTTCAGGTGCTTTGTGAGCATGCGCTGCACTAGAGCATTTAACCAGCTGCACCACCAAaatccatcctcctcctctataATATACATAAATCCTTctcatattttcctttttatcaGAGGAACACATCATGGACTGATCTCATACATCCATTTCATTCGGTCTTTAACCTGAATCCTGGGTTTTGAGGACCAGGAGTGCTTGTGATGTAGTGTGATGGCAGCAGCACAGTCCAACAGCAGTTTATCTTGTTCAGTACAACAGCAGAATATGGGATATGCATGCAGCAAGGGTTTGTAGACTTGTTCAGTGTAATAAAATAGCAAATAATTACTCTTGTCAAGTGGAGACCACCAGAGGTAGGCCACAGACCTTCGCTGGTTCCCAAATCCCAACCAATAGTTTAGGAAACCAGCAAATAAAGAGATTCTGTGTCTGGCTCTTTGCAGAAGTGGGTTTCATTCCAGTCTCTGACCACAGACGTGTGTCCTGGTGGTACTTTAGCTACAGTGATGTTTGAAGtgctggagagagaagagggagaaatgaAATTGGACAGATGAAGCGACTTGTCAGCATTACTTCGGCCCAACATCTCTAGCCAA
The Myripristis murdjan chromosome 16, fMyrMur1.1, whole genome shotgun sequence DNA segment above includes these coding regions:
- the mrpl13 gene encoding large ribosomal subunit protein uL13m — translated: MSSFSRSAQQWATFARSWFLIDARMQPPGKIASMCSVRLQGKHKPIYHALSDCGDHVVVINTRHIAFSGNKWEQKVYSSHTGYPGGFKQVTAAQLHLKDPKAIVKLAVYGMLPRNLHRRTMMQRLHIFPDDVLPDDILANLTEELPQPRKIPKKLSEYTQEEIEAFPRLWTPPEDYKLK
- the dscc1 gene encoding sister chromatid cohesion protein DCC1; translation: MRTVEEVRATLQIAKLKEEDLQETIHCLSFGEGVSSTDYCLMELDDTLCKHIEAGESLVIRGDKDERAVLCSGDKTYDLKIADTSNLLLFVPGCRTPDQLTNSQGTSHLVHTQIWGFCNSYWELRKQRPKLKKLKKLLMENPYEGPALAGQEENTENRYTMLDLLERIQASEEEIQTHLQTIHACQIEGYWRVLDFDYEMKLLGHVAQLVDSESWSFNKVPLETSLEELGPLEPKEMIEHCLNCYGKRFTENGQVFYALDEDKVCRATALLLLQNAVKFNLREFQEVWQQSVPEGMVTRLDQLKNLALVDRSSHPQTISLLRVEDLPEDTLERFNHLFTLREKWTEEDITPYIQDLCGEKQTTGALLTKFARSSMQNGIKVFNSRRPVAT